A part of Pseudoalteromonas arctica A 37-1-2 genomic DNA contains:
- a CDS encoding acyl-CoA dehydrogenase: MLIFIILLVVVVVIFAVKDIRLNLISRPTFKMFKKVLPPLSQTEREAMEAGDVWWDGELFSGNPDWQKLHRFPKPELSDKENAFMANQVETLLAMLDDYQIVQKDKDLPKEVWDYLKTEGFFALIIPEKFGGREFSAIANSTIVSKISTKSLTAAVTVMVPNSLGPGELLLHYGTKEQQDRWLPSLANGTDVPCFALTGPEAGSDAGSIPDSGVVCMGEHNGEQVMGLRLNWSKRYITLAPVATVLGLAFKMYDPDALLGDKKELGITCALIPTDHPGVETGERHYPLNMAFMNGTTYGKDVFIPLDWIIGGQECAGRGWRMLVECLSAGRGISLPALSAATGHLASKMTSAYAMVRQQFGVSIGQFEGVQEALARIGGLTYTLESCRLMTAGAIDLKLSPSVVTAIAKYHMTEMGRTVMNDAMDIHSGKGIQVGPNNYLAHGYMGIPVSITVEGANILTRNLMIFGQGATRCHPFVLKEMEAAAMEDDDAALEQFDGLLMNHIIFAASNAGMAFVHGLTRSYFAKAPVGGETAVYYKQLSRMSRGLAICTDVAMLMLGGELKRKEMISARLGDVLSHLYLASTVLKRYEDEGRQQADLPFVKYAIENSLFEIGQAFNGFFKNFSNPVVNFTLKRIVFPLGNHYHRPSDEIAQSICERMTQPGVFRNRLTHLCYVDENAGTGVMESAFLAMHDMQAQFKDLKQWQRKGSVPATLDIEGAINYALENKLLEQTDADAMHHANKLRKKAIAVDNFQPGEL; encoded by the coding sequence ATGTTAATATTTATAATATTGCTGGTCGTGGTGGTGGTTATTTTTGCGGTTAAAGATATTCGCCTAAACTTGATTAGTCGTCCTACGTTTAAAATGTTCAAAAAGGTGCTTCCGCCATTATCGCAAACAGAGCGAGAGGCGATGGAAGCAGGTGATGTTTGGTGGGATGGTGAGTTATTTAGTGGTAACCCAGACTGGCAAAAACTGCACCGCTTTCCTAAACCAGAGCTTAGCGATAAAGAAAACGCATTTATGGCTAACCAAGTAGAAACCTTATTGGCGATGCTTGATGATTATCAAATTGTACAAAAAGACAAAGACTTACCAAAAGAAGTGTGGGATTACCTAAAAACAGAAGGTTTTTTTGCGCTGATCATTCCTGAAAAATTTGGCGGTCGTGAGTTCTCGGCAATTGCTAATTCAACGATAGTGTCAAAAATTTCGACTAAAAGCTTAACAGCCGCAGTCACTGTTATGGTGCCTAATAGCTTAGGTCCGGGCGAGTTACTTCTTCACTATGGTACTAAAGAGCAGCAAGATCGTTGGCTGCCAAGTTTAGCTAATGGTACAGATGTTCCTTGTTTTGCATTAACGGGACCAGAGGCGGGCTCTGATGCTGGCAGCATTCCTGATTCGGGCGTGGTGTGTATGGGAGAGCACAATGGCGAGCAAGTAATGGGCCTGCGTTTAAATTGGTCAAAGCGCTACATTACGCTTGCACCTGTGGCTACTGTACTCGGCTTAGCATTTAAAATGTATGACCCTGATGCTTTATTAGGTGATAAGAAAGAGCTAGGCATTACATGTGCACTAATACCAACCGATCATCCGGGTGTTGAAACGGGTGAGCGTCATTATCCGCTTAATATGGCCTTCATGAATGGTACCACTTACGGTAAAGATGTATTTATACCACTGGACTGGATCATTGGTGGTCAAGAGTGTGCAGGGCGTGGCTGGAGAATGCTTGTTGAGTGTTTAAGTGCAGGGCGTGGTATATCACTACCAGCATTGAGTGCAGCAACTGGACATTTAGCTTCAAAAATGACATCGGCATATGCCATGGTACGCCAGCAGTTTGGTGTATCTATAGGGCAATTTGAAGGCGTGCAAGAGGCACTTGCGCGTATTGGTGGTTTAACTTACACACTTGAGTCGTGCAGATTAATGACCGCAGGTGCGATTGATTTAAAATTAAGCCCGTCGGTTGTAACAGCGATTGCTAAATACCATATGACTGAAATGGGTCGTACGGTAATGAATGATGCAATGGATATTCATTCAGGTAAAGGAATTCAAGTAGGGCCTAATAACTATTTGGCGCATGGCTATATGGGTATTCCAGTATCAATTACGGTTGAAGGCGCGAATATTTTAACGCGTAACTTAATGATATTTGGCCAAGGTGCAACACGCTGTCATCCATTTGTTTTAAAAGAAATGGAAGCCGCTGCAATGGAAGATGACGACGCAGCACTTGAACAATTTGATGGTTTATTAATGAACCATATAATATTTGCAGCAAGTAATGCAGGTATGGCATTTGTGCATGGCTTAACACGTAGTTATTTTGCTAAAGCGCCTGTAGGTGGTGAAACGGCTGTTTATTATAAGCAACTGAGCAGAATGAGCCGAGGCTTAGCTATTTGCACAGACGTGGCTATGTTAATGCTTGGCGGTGAGCTTAAACGAAAAGAAATGATATCGGCACGTTTGGGTGATGTATTAAGTCATTTGTACTTAGCATCAACTGTTTTAAAACGTTATGAAGACGAAGGGCGCCAACAAGCTGATTTACCATTTGTAAAATATGCTATTGAGAACTCATTATTTGAAATTGGCCAAGCGTTTAATGGCTTCTTTAAAAACTTTTCAAATCCGGTTGTTAATTTTACCCTTAAACGTATCGTATTCCCGCTTGGAAATCATTACCACAGACCAAGTGATGAAATTGCACAAAGTATTTGTGAGCGTATGACTCAACCGGGTGTATTTAGAAACCGCTTAACGCATTTATGTTATGTAGATGAAAATGCAGGTACAGGGGTCATGGAAAGCGCATTTTTAGCTATGCATGATATGCAAGCGCAGTTTAAAGACTTAAAACAATGGCAGCGTAAGGGCAGTGTGCCTGCAACGCTTGATATTGAAGGTGCTATAAATTATGCGCTTGAAAATAAGTTGTTAGAGCAAACGGATGCTGATGCAATGCATCATGCTAATAAGCTACGTAAGAAAGCCATTGCAGTTGATAACTTTCAACCTGGTGAGCTGTAG
- a CDS encoding M2 family metallopeptidase — translation MTPFRFKLSMSALMVASTLALTACDAQVTIDTTNSAHTKKAVTAKDANTFITNTEKELSALYLESSRAEWIYANFITHDTSALSAEVNRKMTETVVRLANEAAKYDELELDYDARRKLDKLKLALTLPAPQDADKTAQLSQIVAELGGLYGKGKYCKEDGTCLSLGDMTSKMATSRDYNELLDLWQGWRQISKPMRSLYEQQVVLTNEGAKELGYADTGAMWRSKYDMPADDFTTELDRIWGQVKPLYNSLHCHVRAKLGEKYGTDKVPQDQPIPAHLLGNMWAQAWGNIYDVVAPENADPGYDVTELLAQNNYDELKMVKGAENFFTSMGFDALPETFYERSLFVKPKDRDVQCHASAWNIDSKDDLRIKMCIQRTGEEFSVIHHELGHNFYQRAYNKQPLFYQESANDGFHEAIGDTIALSVTPGYLKEIGLLEQVPDESKDIGLLMKMALDKVAFVPFSLMVDQWRWQVFSGEVVPENYNKAWWELREKYQGVQAPIARSENDFDPGAKYHVPGNTPYTRYFLAHILQFEFHRSLCEIAGNDKAIHRCSIYNSKEAGDKLNAMLEMGSSRPWQEALETVTGKPQMDATAMLDYFAPLQTYLDKQNEGRNCGW, via the coding sequence ATGACCCCCTTTCGATTTAAACTAAGTATGAGCGCCTTAATGGTAGCAAGTACTCTTGCTTTAACAGCCTGCGATGCGCAAGTAACGATAGACACTACCAATTCAGCACACACTAAAAAAGCTGTAACAGCTAAAGATGCAAATACATTTATAACAAACACAGAAAAAGAACTAAGTGCACTTTATTTAGAATCGAGCCGTGCAGAATGGATTTACGCAAACTTTATTACTCATGATACGTCGGCTCTATCGGCTGAAGTTAACCGTAAAATGACCGAAACAGTCGTGCGTTTAGCAAATGAAGCTGCAAAATACGACGAACTAGAGCTTGATTACGATGCTCGCCGTAAGCTTGATAAACTAAAGCTCGCACTTACACTTCCTGCCCCACAAGACGCTGATAAAACAGCACAACTTTCACAAATTGTCGCAGAGCTTGGCGGGCTATACGGTAAAGGTAAATACTGTAAAGAAGACGGCACCTGTTTAAGCCTTGGCGACATGACTTCAAAAATGGCTACCAGCCGAGATTACAACGAACTACTTGATTTATGGCAAGGCTGGCGTCAAATATCAAAACCAATGCGCTCACTTTACGAGCAACAAGTAGTGCTGACCAACGAAGGTGCAAAGGAGCTTGGTTATGCCGATACGGGCGCTATGTGGCGCAGTAAATATGATATGCCTGCTGATGACTTCACCACCGAGCTTGACCGTATTTGGGGCCAAGTTAAACCACTGTATAACTCGCTACACTGCCATGTTCGCGCAAAGTTAGGTGAAAAGTACGGCACCGACAAAGTACCTCAAGATCAGCCAATACCAGCGCACTTACTTGGTAATATGTGGGCGCAAGCATGGGGTAATATTTACGATGTAGTTGCACCAGAAAACGCCGATCCGGGTTACGACGTAACCGAGTTATTAGCTCAAAATAATTACGACGAACTTAAAATGGTAAAAGGGGCTGAAAACTTTTTTACCTCAATGGGTTTTGACGCACTACCAGAGACATTTTACGAGCGTTCACTGTTTGTAAAACCAAAAGACAGAGATGTGCAGTGTCATGCATCAGCATGGAATATCGATAGCAAAGACGATTTACGCATTAAAATGTGTATTCAGCGCACAGGCGAAGAGTTTTCAGTTATTCACCATGAATTAGGTCATAACTTTTATCAACGCGCTTATAATAAACAACCTTTATTTTATCAAGAAAGTGCAAACGATGGTTTTCATGAAGCCATTGGTGACACCATTGCCTTATCGGTTACGCCGGGTTACTTAAAAGAAATCGGCTTACTTGAACAAGTACCTGATGAATCTAAAGATATTGGTTTATTAATGAAAATGGCACTTGATAAAGTCGCCTTTGTGCCGTTTAGCTTAATGGTTGATCAGTGGCGCTGGCAGGTATTTTCAGGAGAAGTAGTACCGGAAAATTACAATAAAGCATGGTGGGAACTACGTGAAAAATACCAAGGAGTGCAAGCTCCTATCGCACGTAGCGAAAATGATTTTGATCCGGGTGCTAAGTACCACGTTCCGGGTAACACGCCTTATACTCGTTACTTTTTAGCGCATATTTTACAATTTGAGTTTCATCGCAGCTTATGTGAAATTGCCGGTAACGATAAAGCCATTCATCGCTGCTCTATTTATAACTCAAAAGAAGCAGGGGATAAGCTAAACGCTATGCTTGAAATGGGTTCGTCTCGCCCTTGGCAAGAGGCGCTTGAAACTGTAACAGGTAAGCCGCAAATGGATGCAACAGCAATGCTCGATTACTTTGCACCATTACAAACATATTTAGATAAACAAAACGAAGGCCGCAACTGCGGCTGGTAA
- a CDS encoding putative porin — MKKLAVIISSILLSSAATTAMAADSYNSISNLGYQFTDSNNDDQFSIDSTYYFSPKKTLGPYDQFEYINKQTNVFGSYTDNDASDVTSVGGEYFYKDVVFGASYENSDFGSNDESYAFTAGYFFNPDLLAKAKFVENDDGEDYALFSLAYNYMLNGTDYVGVTVESDDDFDYRSVAAKYFVDLQEGNFLTVEGTFNSISEADDTWDVETNYYFSKATSVFASYDKEDAYTFGAQHFFNQNLGLKVGYGNNADDSDNDAYFANMRYQF, encoded by the coding sequence ATGAAAAAATTAGCCGTTATCATTTCGAGCATTTTATTATCAAGCGCTGCAACCACTGCAATGGCTGCAGACAGCTATAATTCAATAAGTAATTTAGGTTACCAATTTACAGACAGTAATAATGATGACCAGTTTAGTATCGATTCTACTTATTATTTCTCTCCTAAAAAGACATTAGGTCCTTACGACCAGTTTGAGTACATCAATAAGCAAACTAATGTTTTTGGTTCGTACACAGATAACGACGCAAGCGATGTAACATCGGTTGGCGGCGAATATTTTTATAAAGATGTTGTTTTTGGTGCTTCTTACGAAAACAGTGACTTTGGTTCAAATGATGAATCTTACGCGTTTACAGCTGGTTACTTTTTCAACCCAGATTTACTTGCAAAAGCAAAATTTGTTGAAAATGATGACGGCGAAGACTACGCGTTATTCTCTTTAGCATATAATTACATGCTTAATGGTACTGACTATGTTGGTGTAACTGTTGAGTCTGATGATGATTTTGATTACCGTTCAGTAGCTGCAAAATACTTTGTAGATTTACAAGAAGGTAACTTCTTAACTGTTGAAGGTACATTTAATAGTATTTCAGAAGCTGATGATACATGGGATGTAGAAACAAACTACTATTTCAGCAAAGCTACGTCAGTATTTGCTTCTTACGATAAAGAAGATGCTTATACTTTTGGTGCTCAACACTTCTTTAACCAAAACCTTGGTTTAAAAGTAGGTTACGGTAACAATGCTGATGACTCTGACAACGATGCTTACTTTGCTAACATGCGCTACCAGTTTTAA
- a CDS encoding putative porin has translation MKKLAVIISSILLSSTAAAADSYNSISNLSYKNSDNNDTVAVDSIYYLSPKKTLGPYDQFEYINKQTNVYGSYADDDLGDLTSVGGEYFINEFVVGASYENQDSDSGSNSELYKLTGGYFFNPDLLAKVTLVENKDGDDYALFDLAYNYMLNGTDYVGVTLTSDDDFDYRAVAAKYFIDLQQGNYLTFEGKYESIDDAQNQWVAETNYYFSKATSVFANYNKQDTYSFGAQHFINKNIGVKVGYENNADDSDNDAYFANMRFQF, from the coding sequence ATGAAAAAATTAGCAGTTATTATTTCGAGCATTTTATTATCTAGCACTGCGGCTGCTGCAGACAGCTACAATTCAATTAGTAACCTAAGCTACAAAAATAGCGATAACAACGATACTGTTGCTGTCGATTCTATTTACTACTTATCTCCTAAAAAAACTTTGGGCCCGTACGATCAATTTGAGTACATTAATAAACAAACTAACGTATATGGTAGCTACGCTGATGACGACCTTGGCGATTTAACTTCAGTTGGTGGTGAATACTTCATTAATGAGTTTGTTGTTGGCGCATCTTACGAAAACCAGGACTCAGATTCAGGCTCTAACAGTGAGCTTTATAAACTGACGGGTGGTTACTTTTTCAACCCTGATTTACTTGCAAAAGTAACACTAGTTGAAAACAAAGACGGCGATGATTACGCATTATTTGATTTAGCTTACAACTACATGCTTAATGGCACAGATTACGTAGGTGTTACACTTACATCAGACGACGATTTTGATTACCGTGCAGTAGCTGCTAAATACTTTATTGATTTACAGCAAGGTAACTACCTTACTTTTGAAGGTAAATACGAAAGCATTGATGATGCCCAAAACCAATGGGTAGCAGAAACTAACTACTACTTTTCAAAGGCAACATCTGTATTTGCTAACTACAACAAGCAAGACACTTACAGCTTTGGTGCTCAACACTTCATCAATAAAAATATTGGTGTAAAGGTGGGTTACGAAAACAACGCTGATGATTCTGATAACGATGCGTACTTTGCTAACATGCGTTTTCAGTTTTAA
- a CDS encoding PH domain-containing protein — protein MGLLSGLMGNASEVDDSDLEKILANTLIDGEQVEKAYKVVRDMFIFTNKRLILIDKQGMTGSKMEMVSIAYSKITKFSKESAGHFDLDAELKIWVGSDPTPISKEFKSGDNINDVYRIISQHAL, from the coding sequence ATGGGTTTACTTAGCGGACTTATGGGTAATGCAAGCGAAGTTGACGATTCTGATTTAGAGAAAATCCTCGCCAATACATTAATTGACGGCGAGCAAGTAGAAAAAGCATATAAAGTAGTACGTGATATGTTTATTTTTACTAATAAGCGCTTAATCTTAATTGATAAGCAAGGTATGACCGGCTCTAAAATGGAAATGGTGAGTATTGCTTACTCTAAAATTACCAAGTTTAGTAAAGAAAGTGCAGGCCATTTTGACTTAGATGCCGAGCTAAAAATATGGGTTGGCTCAGATCCAACACCAATTAGTAAAGAGTTTAAGTCTGGCGATAATATTAACGATGTTTACCGTATAATTAGCCAGCACGCGCTTTAA
- a CDS encoding ABC transporter ATP-binding protein, which produces MRPLITASGLSKSYGAKLALNNVDFEINKGAPVALVGPNGAGKTTLFSLLCGYIAPSKGSLEILGHKPGSAALFNKVSALPQDAQLDPRFNIDKQLAFYAKLQGMGAKQSQTEALRVLDLVGLKEIAKQRAGDLSHGMRKRVTIAQALIGAPQIVMLDEATAGLDPIHAREVRELVSELSEQATFILSSHDLTELERLCSQVLHLDKGVLSEHQTKTNNTDKHFYTLMLSEAYQNVEQQLQAIAGVSRVYMSQHKEYVVEYQPTSDPLDIALLNFCHQQHWQYRQLVNGHTLENQIFKQEKV; this is translated from the coding sequence ATGAGACCATTAATTACAGCTAGCGGTTTGAGTAAATCGTATGGTGCAAAACTTGCGCTTAATAATGTGGACTTTGAAATTAACAAAGGCGCGCCAGTGGCACTTGTTGGGCCAAATGGTGCGGGTAAAACCACCTTATTTAGTTTGTTGTGCGGCTATATAGCGCCAAGTAAAGGCAGCCTTGAAATATTAGGGCATAAGCCAGGGAGCGCTGCTTTATTTAATAAAGTAAGTGCATTACCGCAAGACGCACAACTTGACCCTCGTTTTAATATAGACAAGCAACTCGCTTTTTATGCAAAACTGCAAGGTATGGGCGCTAAGCAAAGCCAAACTGAGGCGCTACGTGTACTTGATTTAGTTGGCTTAAAAGAGATTGCAAAGCAGCGTGCAGGGGACTTATCGCACGGTATGCGCAAGCGCGTTACGATAGCGCAAGCACTTATTGGCGCGCCACAAATTGTAATGCTTGATGAAGCAACCGCAGGGCTTGATCCGATTCATGCCAGAGAAGTACGCGAGCTAGTATCTGAATTAAGTGAACAGGCTACGTTTATTTTAAGCTCTCACGATTTAACTGAGCTTGAACGACTATGCTCACAGGTGCTTCATTTAGATAAAGGCGTACTAAGCGAGCATCAAACAAAAACAAACAATACCGATAAACACTTTTATACATTAATGCTAAGCGAAGCTTATCAAAATGTTGAGCAACAGCTTCAAGCAATTGCAGGGGTGAGCCGGGTGTATATGAGCCAACATAAAGAATATGTTGTTGAGTATCAGCCAACGAGCGATCCACTTGATATTGCACTACTGAATTTTTGTCATCAGCAACACTGGCAGTACAGGCAGTTAGTTAATGGTCACACATTAGAGAATCAAATATTTAAACAGGAGAAAGTATAA
- a CDS encoding ABC transporter permease: MATPLPINVGRLTQIAGFELVRMFLTKRGLIALAAFALVWLIILRYPIGQAVGIVSAPDFEQIARDISGSIGLSKLLDWPEAEFAMYWLIALYSFPVFGLFICSDQTVGDRERGTLRFLSLRSTRFEILFGRFLGQLGVLACLVGITLVATLAVLGFRDPSLLAGGFARALSIFLILVITLCPFVALMTLINTFARSSRLSIVLAILYFAAGGIVVGLLQWQIPALGLLDYLFPGVQIELLAGQNLPLLSAVAIPLVQTAVLLSVAQRIFARSSL, translated from the coding sequence ATGGCAACACCATTACCGATAAACGTAGGGCGATTAACGCAAATAGCGGGATTTGAGCTTGTACGTATGTTTTTAACTAAACGTGGACTTATTGCATTAGCTGCCTTTGCATTGGTGTGGCTAATAATACTGCGCTACCCAATAGGGCAGGCAGTAGGCATTGTAAGTGCGCCCGATTTTGAGCAAATAGCCCGTGATATATCAGGTTCTATTGGTTTAAGTAAATTATTGGATTGGCCTGAGGCCGAATTTGCTATGTACTGGTTAATAGCCCTTTATAGCTTTCCCGTTTTTGGTTTATTTATTTGTAGCGACCAAACGGTAGGCGATAGAGAGCGCGGCACACTAAGGTTTTTATCACTGCGCTCCACTCGCTTTGAAATACTGTTTGGCCGTTTTTTAGGGCAGCTAGGAGTATTAGCATGTTTGGTGGGTATAACGCTTGTGGCTACACTCGCGGTATTGGGTTTTAGAGATCCAAGTTTACTGGCTGGTGGTTTTGCCCGTGCGCTTTCTATATTTTTAATATTAGTGATTACTCTGTGCCCATTTGTAGCACTAATGACGTTAATTAATACCTTTGCTCGCTCATCACGTTTATCTATTGTATTGGCAATTTTATATTTTGCAGCAGGCGGTATTGTAGTTGGTTTATTGCAATGGCAAATACCCGCATTAGGCCTGCTTGATTATTTATTTCCGGGTGTGCAAATAGAGCTATTAGCGGGGCAAAATTTACCATTATTGAGCGCTGTGGCTATTCCCCTTGTGCAAACAGCGGTATTACTAAGCGTTGCTCAACGTATTTTTGCAAGGAGCTCACTATGA
- a CDS encoding cystathionine beta-lyase — translation MSSKSNKNTQLVSSGRKKAYTHGVVNPVVQRASTIVFDTVADLKEAAKTRGDKTLFYGRRGTTTHFALQEAITELEGGEGCALYPCGAAAISQVFLSFLKTGDHILMVDNVYEPTRDFCDKILVGLGITTTYYPPTIGAGIKDYIQPNTKVLFLESPGSITMEVQDVPSMVKVANEHNVMTMLDNTYGNGLHYRPLEHGVDISIQAATKYIVGHSDVMMGVAVANKKYWPTLRENSYLLGQCTSADDAYLALRGLRTMGVRLNQHEKAAIEVAKWLEQNELVDHIRHPAFESCPGHEFFKRDFDGSNGLFSFVMKTGNQKAIDAFLDSLEHIKMGFSWGGFESLVTANLTMKGLRSNTGWDLGPVIRLHIGLEDVEDLISDLSQALEVYKQHL, via the coding sequence ATGTCGAGTAAAAGTAATAAAAACACTCAGCTGGTATCATCAGGGCGAAAAAAAGCCTATACACATGGCGTAGTAAACCCTGTTGTACAGCGTGCATCTACCATTGTATTTGATACTGTAGCCGATTTAAAAGAAGCAGCTAAAACCCGTGGCGATAAAACGTTATTTTATGGGCGCCGAGGAACAACAACACACTTTGCGCTACAAGAAGCGATTACAGAACTTGAAGGCGGCGAAGGGTGTGCATTGTACCCTTGTGGCGCTGCGGCGATCAGCCAAGTATTTTTATCGTTTTTAAAAACCGGTGATCATATTTTAATGGTTGATAACGTGTACGAACCAACTCGTGATTTTTGCGATAAAATTTTAGTGGGGCTGGGTATTACAACAACCTATTACCCGCCAACCATTGGCGCAGGTATTAAAGATTACATTCAGCCAAATACTAAAGTGTTGTTTTTAGAATCTCCAGGTTCTATTACGATGGAAGTGCAAGATGTGCCCTCTATGGTAAAAGTAGCCAATGAGCACAACGTAATGACCATGCTGGATAATACCTACGGCAACGGTTTGCATTATCGCCCGTTAGAGCACGGTGTTGATATTAGTATTCAGGCTGCAACGAAGTATATTGTCGGCCATTCGGACGTGATGATGGGGGTGGCTGTTGCTAATAAAAAGTACTGGCCAACCTTGCGCGAAAACTCATACTTACTAGGGCAATGTACCAGTGCCGATGATGCTTATTTAGCACTTAGAGGCCTGCGTACAATGGGTGTGCGTTTAAATCAACATGAAAAAGCAGCAATAGAAGTAGCTAAATGGCTTGAGCAAAATGAGCTTGTTGATCATATTCGCCACCCTGCATTTGAAAGCTGCCCAGGGCATGAGTTCTTTAAACGTGACTTTGATGGCAGTAATGGGTTGTTTTCATTTGTGATGAAAACCGGCAATCAAAAAGCGATTGATGCATTTTTAGATAGCCTTGAGCATATCAAAATGGGCTTTTCGTGGGGCGGTTTTGAAAGCTTGGTAACCGCTAATTTAACCATGAAAGGGCTGCGCTCAAATACCGGTTGGGATTTAGGGCCGGTTATTCGCTTGCACATAGGTCTTGAAGATGTAGAAGATTTAATTAGCGATTTAAGCCAAGCACTTGAGGTTTATAAGCAGCATTTATAA
- the nudC gene encoding NAD(+) diphosphatase yields MLHYSNMPLDRGSNFRKDPSWLKAQMSAQSKWVLVKNNQTLFIKDTPKVSYLTYQQVAHLDLTSAIFVGLNNSKHGVFALDVSDLDESVLSPLIEGAQFFDIRQYGPQVTIKYASIAALARGLCYWHATHRFCGRCGSKNRSVEAGHSRLCENENCKHPTFPRTDPAVIMVVTKVFADGVERCLLGRQAAWPTGMYSSLAGFVDPGETLEQAVAREVKEEAGIEVDNVRYVASQPWPFPSSIMLGFFAQATSEQINVDKEELDDAKWFSREDLEQFGNWHEEGEHLKLPRIDSISRYLIEHWRTNP; encoded by the coding sequence ATGCTTCATTACAGCAACATGCCACTAGATAGAGGCTCAAATTTTCGTAAAGACCCATCGTGGCTTAAAGCGCAAATGTCGGCGCAAAGTAAATGGGTTTTAGTTAAAAATAATCAAACCCTATTTATTAAAGATACTCCTAAAGTAAGCTATTTAACGTATCAACAAGTGGCACATTTAGATTTAACGAGTGCTATTTTTGTTGGTTTAAACAATTCTAAACATGGTGTGTTTGCATTGGATGTTTCTGATCTGGATGAAAGCGTACTTTCGCCTTTAATCGAGGGCGCTCAGTTTTTTGATATTCGCCAATATGGGCCTCAAGTAACCATTAAATATGCCTCAATAGCCGCCCTTGCGAGAGGGTTATGTTATTGGCATGCCACGCACCGTTTTTGTGGGCGCTGCGGTAGTAAAAACCGTTCAGTGGAAGCCGGGCATTCTCGGTTGTGTGAAAACGAAAACTGTAAGCATCCTACATTCCCGCGCACCGATCCTGCGGTAATTATGGTCGTTACTAAAGTCTTTGCTGACGGAGTAGAACGCTGTTTATTAGGTCGCCAAGCTGCGTGGCCCACTGGTATGTATTCTTCGCTTGCTGGATTTGTAGACCCAGGGGAGACACTGGAACAAGCTGTTGCGCGTGAAGTTAAAGAAGAGGCAGGCATAGAAGTTGATAACGTACGTTATGTTGCATCTCAGCCATGGCCGTTCCCATCGTCAATTATGCTTGGCTTTTTTGCACAGGCGACATCTGAGCAAATTAACGTAGATAAAGAAGAGCTAGACGATGCAAAATGGTTTAGTCGTGAAGACTTAGAGCAATTTGGTAATTGGCACGAAGAAGGCGAGCATTTAAAGCTGCCTAGAATCGATTCTATCTCTCGTTATTTAATTGAGCATTGGCGCACAAACCCTTAA
- a CDS encoding LabA-like NYN domain-containing protein, protein MTLQNEQQSTKPRVGIFVDVQNIYYTCRESYGKNFDYNAFWRVMQAQYNIECAFAYAIYRGDEKQNQFQNILRAIGFEVKLKPFIQRRDGSAKGDWDVGITIDMLEQGKNLDKVILLSGDGDFALLLGHLKNQYNVPCDVYGADRLTAEVLKQSAEQFHLIDNTLLL, encoded by the coding sequence ATGACTTTACAAAACGAGCAGCAAAGCACGAAACCACGCGTAGGTATTTTTGTTGATGTGCAAAATATTTATTACACGTGCCGCGAGAGTTACGGAAAAAACTTTGACTACAATGCGTTTTGGCGGGTAATGCAGGCGCAATACAATATTGAGTGTGCTTTTGCGTACGCTATTTATCGAGGTGATGAAAAGCAAAATCAGTTTCAAAATATTTTGCGTGCGATTGGTTTTGAGGTAAAGCTAAAGCCATTTATTCAACGCCGTGATGGAAGTGCTAAAGGCGATTGGGATGTAGGCATAACAATAGACATGTTAGAGCAGGGTAAAAATCTTGATAAAGTTATTTTGCTCTCTGGCGATGGTGACTTTGCTTTGTTACTTGGGCATTTAAAAAATCAATATAATGTACCGTGCGATGTATACGGTGCTGACAGGTTAACTGCTGAGGTATTAAAACAAAGCGCAGAGCAATTTCATTTAATTGATAATACTTTGCTACTTTAA